From Eubalaena glacialis isolate mEubGla1 chromosome 5, mEubGla1.1.hap2.+ XY, whole genome shotgun sequence, one genomic window encodes:
- the LOC133092326 gene encoding vesicle-associated membrane protein-associated protein A-like, with protein sequence MASASGAMAKHEQILVLDPPTDLKFKGPFTDVVTTNLKLRNPSDRKVCFKVKTTAPRRYCVRPNSGIIDPGLTVTVSVMLQPFDYDPNEKSKHKFMVQTIFAPPNISDMEAVWKEAKPDELMDSKLRCVFEMPNENDKLNDMEPSKAVPLNAVKQDGPVPKPHSVSLNDTETRKLMEECKRLQGEMMKLSEENRHLRDEGLRLRKVAHSDKPGSPSAASFRDNVTSPLPSLLVVIAAIFFGFFLGKFIL encoded by the coding sequence ATGGCGTCCGCCTCCGGGGCCATGGCGAAGCACGAGCAGATCCTGGTCCTCGACCCTCCCACAGACCTCAAATTCAAAGGCCCCTTCACAGATGTAGTCACTACAAATCTTAAGTTGCGAAATCCATCGGATAGAAAGGTGTGTTTCAAAGTGAAGACTACAGCACCTCGTCGGTACTGTGTGAGGCCCAACAGTGGAATTATTGACCCAGGGTTGACTGTGActgtttcagtaatgctgcagccTTTTGACTATGACCCCAATGAGAAGAGTAAACACAAGTTTATGGTACAGACCATCTTTGCTCCACCAAACATTTCAGATATGGAAGCCGTGTGGAAAGAGGCAAAACCCGATGAATTGATGGATTCTAAATTGAGATGTGTATTTGAGATGCCCaatgaaaatgataaattgaATGACATGGAACCCAGCAAAGCCGTTCCCCTGAACGCTGTGAAGCAGGACGGGCCCGTGCCAAAGCCACACAGTGTTTCCCTCAATGATACTGAGACGAGAAAGCTCATGGAAGAGTGCAAGAGGCTCCAGGGAGAGATGATGAAGCTATCGGAAGAAAACCGACACCTGAGAGATGAAGGCTTAAGGCTCAGAAAGGTAGCACATTCGGATAAACCTGGATCCCCCTCAGCTGCATCCTTCAGAGATAATGTCACCAGTCCTCTTCCTTCACTTCTTGTTGTAATTGCAGCCATTTTCTTTGGATTCTTTCTAGGGAAATTCATCTTGTAG